A single region of the Phalacrocorax carbo chromosome 4, bPhaCar2.1, whole genome shotgun sequence genome encodes:
- the SEPSECS gene encoding O-phosphoseryl-tRNA(Sec) selenium transferase isoform X1 — protein sequence MNAENFGSSERLVTAAYVRQGAQGRRAHELRLRALLEQLRSYLYIIKGKCPEDGWDESTIELFLHELAIMDSNNFLGNCGVGEREGRVASGLVARRHYRLIHGIGRSGDISAVQPKAAGSSLLNKLTNSVVLDIIKLAGVRTVTNCFVVPMATGMSLTLCFLTLRHKRPKAKYIIWPRIDQKSCFKSMITAGFEPVVIENVLEGDELRTDIEAVEAKIKALGAENILCVHSTTSCFAPRVPDRLEELAVICANYDIPHIVNNAYGVQSSKCMHLIQQGARVGRIDAFVQSLDKNFMVPVGGAIIAGFNESFIQEISKMYPGRASASPSLDVLITLLSLGASGYKQLLKDRKEMFSYLSSELKKLADTHNERLLDTPHNPISLAMSLKNLDENNDAAVTQLGSMLFTRQVSGARVVPCGSVQTVNNYTFKGFMSHANDYPCAYLNAASAIGIKKEDVDVFLKRLDKCLKTSRKEAKKEKSVNEISNSNTGTEQLED from the exons ATGAACGCAGAGAATTTCGGCTCCAGCGAGCGGCTGGTGACGGCCGCCTACGTGCGCCAGGGGGCGCAGGGCCGCCGCGCGCACGAGCTGCGCCTGCgggccctgctggagcag CTTCGTAGTTACCTTTATATTATTAAGGGAAAATGTCCTGAAGATGGATGGGATGAAAGCACCATTGAACTGTTTCTTCATGAACTTGCTATAATGGACAGCAATAACTTTCTGGGCAACTGCGGAGTGggtgagagggaaggaagagtgGCGTCAGGACTTGTTGCCCGAAGGCATTACAG GTTGATCCATGGAATTGGAAGGTCAGGTGATATTTCTGCAGTCCAGCCTAAAGCTGCTGGGTCTAGCCTTTTGAACAAACTTACTAATTCAGTAGTTCTGGATATTATAAAGCTGGCTG GTGTCCGGACAGTGACCAATTGCTTTGTGGTTCCTATGGCAACTGGCATGAGTCTAACTCTGTGTTTTTTAACATTGCGGCACAAGAGACCAAAGGCAAAATACATTATCTGGCCACGTATAGACCAGAAATCTTGCTTTAAATCAATGATAACTGCAG GTTTTGAGCCCGTGGTGATAGAAAATGTATTAGAAGGCGATGAGCTACGGACAGACATCGAAGCAGTGGAGGCTAAAATCAAGGCTCTTGGTgctgaaaatattctttgtgtGCATTCTACAACATCTTGCTTTGCTCCAAGGGTACCTGATAG ATTGGAGGAACTGGCTGTGATTTGTGCTAATTATGACATTCCCCATATCGTCAACAATGCATATGGAGTTCAATCTTCAAAATGTATGCATCTTATCCAGCAG GGTGCTCGAGTAGGCAGAATAGATGCTTTTGTTCAGAGCTTGGACAAAAATTTTATGGTTCCAGTAGGTGGTGCTATCATTGCTGGCTTCAATGAGTCCTTCATTCAGGAGATCAGCAAAATGTATCCAG gaagagcATCTGCATCTCCTTCCTTAGATGTCCTCATTACACTTCTGTCTCTAGGTGCCAGTGGCTACAAACAGTTACTGAAGGATAGAAAG gagatgTTTTCCTATCTTTCAAGTGAGCTAAAGAAGCTGGCAGATACCCACAATGAGAGACTGTTAGACACACCGCATAATCCCATTTCTTTAG CCATGTCACTGAAGAATCTAGATGAAAATAACGATGCTGCTGTTACCCAGCTTGGATCTATGCTTTTCACAAGACAAGTTTCTGGAGCAAG ggTTGTTCCCTGTGGGTCTGTACAAACAGTGAATAACTACACTTTTAAAGGTTTTATGTCACATGCAAATGACTATCCCTGTGCTTACCTCAATGCTGCCTCAGCAATTggaattaaaaaggaagatgtCGATGTATTCCTAAAAAGACTCGACAAGTGTTTGAAGACTTctagaaaagaagcaaagaaagagaaaagtgtAAATGAAATAAGTAATTCTAATACAGGCACAGAACAACTTGAAGACTAG
- the SEPSECS gene encoding O-phosphoseryl-tRNA(Sec) selenium transferase isoform X2, whose translation MNAENFGSSERLVTAAYVRQGAQGRRAHELRLRALLEQGKCPEDGWDESTIELFLHELAIMDSNNFLGNCGVGEREGRVASGLVARRHYRLIHGIGRSGDISAVQPKAAGSSLLNKLTNSVVLDIIKLAGVRTVTNCFVVPMATGMSLTLCFLTLRHKRPKAKYIIWPRIDQKSCFKSMITAGFEPVVIENVLEGDELRTDIEAVEAKIKALGAENILCVHSTTSCFAPRVPDRLEELAVICANYDIPHIVNNAYGVQSSKCMHLIQQGARVGRIDAFVQSLDKNFMVPVGGAIIAGFNESFIQEISKMYPGRASASPSLDVLITLLSLGASGYKQLLKDRKEMFSYLSSELKKLADTHNERLLDTPHNPISLAMSLKNLDENNDAAVTQLGSMLFTRQVSGARVVPCGSVQTVNNYTFKGFMSHANDYPCAYLNAASAIGIKKEDVDVFLKRLDKCLKTSRKEAKKEKSVNEISNSNTGTEQLED comes from the exons ATGAACGCAGAGAATTTCGGCTCCAGCGAGCGGCTGGTGACGGCCGCCTACGTGCGCCAGGGGGCGCAGGGCCGCCGCGCGCACGAGCTGCGCCTGCgggccctgctggagcag GGAAAATGTCCTGAAGATGGATGGGATGAAAGCACCATTGAACTGTTTCTTCATGAACTTGCTATAATGGACAGCAATAACTTTCTGGGCAACTGCGGAGTGggtgagagggaaggaagagtgGCGTCAGGACTTGTTGCCCGAAGGCATTACAG GTTGATCCATGGAATTGGAAGGTCAGGTGATATTTCTGCAGTCCAGCCTAAAGCTGCTGGGTCTAGCCTTTTGAACAAACTTACTAATTCAGTAGTTCTGGATATTATAAAGCTGGCTG GTGTCCGGACAGTGACCAATTGCTTTGTGGTTCCTATGGCAACTGGCATGAGTCTAACTCTGTGTTTTTTAACATTGCGGCACAAGAGACCAAAGGCAAAATACATTATCTGGCCACGTATAGACCAGAAATCTTGCTTTAAATCAATGATAACTGCAG GTTTTGAGCCCGTGGTGATAGAAAATGTATTAGAAGGCGATGAGCTACGGACAGACATCGAAGCAGTGGAGGCTAAAATCAAGGCTCTTGGTgctgaaaatattctttgtgtGCATTCTACAACATCTTGCTTTGCTCCAAGGGTACCTGATAG ATTGGAGGAACTGGCTGTGATTTGTGCTAATTATGACATTCCCCATATCGTCAACAATGCATATGGAGTTCAATCTTCAAAATGTATGCATCTTATCCAGCAG GGTGCTCGAGTAGGCAGAATAGATGCTTTTGTTCAGAGCTTGGACAAAAATTTTATGGTTCCAGTAGGTGGTGCTATCATTGCTGGCTTCAATGAGTCCTTCATTCAGGAGATCAGCAAAATGTATCCAG gaagagcATCTGCATCTCCTTCCTTAGATGTCCTCATTACACTTCTGTCTCTAGGTGCCAGTGGCTACAAACAGTTACTGAAGGATAGAAAG gagatgTTTTCCTATCTTTCAAGTGAGCTAAAGAAGCTGGCAGATACCCACAATGAGAGACTGTTAGACACACCGCATAATCCCATTTCTTTAG CCATGTCACTGAAGAATCTAGATGAAAATAACGATGCTGCTGTTACCCAGCTTGGATCTATGCTTTTCACAAGACAAGTTTCTGGAGCAAG ggTTGTTCCCTGTGGGTCTGTACAAACAGTGAATAACTACACTTTTAAAGGTTTTATGTCACATGCAAATGACTATCCCTGTGCTTACCTCAATGCTGCCTCAGCAATTggaattaaaaaggaagatgtCGATGTATTCCTAAAAAGACTCGACAAGTGTTTGAAGACTTctagaaaagaagcaaagaaagagaaaagtgtAAATGAAATAAGTAATTCTAATACAGGCACAGAACAACTTGAAGACTAG